A window from Dioscorea cayenensis subsp. rotundata cultivar TDr96_F1 chromosome 10, TDr96_F1_v2_PseudoChromosome.rev07_lg8_w22 25.fasta, whole genome shotgun sequence encodes these proteins:
- the LOC120269956 gene encoding uncharacterized protein LOC120269956 produces the protein MASKRRAFGWVAAIVIFVVLMIVTPAIPQSQEYHDFADQRTLFLGIPNTLNVISNFPFLVVGLVGLVLCHYGNYFRLSLEGELWGWSCFFVGVAAVAFGSSYYHLMPNDARLVWDRLPMTIAFTSIVAIFIIERIDERTGRTSLIPLVMAGILSILYWRFFDDLRLYAAVQFVPCIIIPLMAIILPPMYSHSSYWLWAAGFYLLAKVEEAADKPIYKWMHHSVSGHTLKHLCAAMVPVFLTLMLAKRNAESERKSLLETWRVEWVRIKDGRIKQEGMACEYSTVATATES, from the exons ATGGCGTCGAAAAGGAGAGCTTTTGGATGGGTAGCAGCGATCGTGATATTTGTAGTGTTGATGATCGTCACTCCAGCAATCCCTCAGTCTCAGGAGTACCATGACTTCGCCGATCAACGCACGCTCTTTCTCG GGATTCCTAATACCTTGAATGTGATTTCCAATTTCCCTTTTCTCGTTGTGGGACTCGTTGGGCTTGTGCTTTGCCATTATGGAAACTACTTTAGACTCAG ttTGGAAGGGGAGCTCTGGGGTTGGTCATGCTTCTTTGTTGGTGTGGCTGCTGTTGCTTTTGGTTCATCTTATTACCATCTCATGCCAAATGATGCTCGTCTTGTCTGGGATCGCTTGCCG ATGACTATTGCCTTCACATCCATTGTGGCAATCTTCATCATTGAAAGGATTGATGAGAGGACTGGAAGGACATCGCTTATTCCTCTGGTCATGGCGGGTATACTGAGCATTTTGTATTGGAG ATTTTTTGATGATCTTCGCCTGTATGCAGCTGTTCAGTTTGTACCTTGCATTATTATACCTCTGATGGCTATAATTCTGCCGCCAATGTATTCTCATTCTTCATATTGGCTATGGGCGGCTG GATTTTACCTTTTAGCAAAAGTTGAAGAGGCTGCAGATAAGCCGATTTACAAATGGATGCACCATAGTGTCAGTGGTCATACCCTTAAGCACCTATGCGCTGCAATGGTTCCTGTTTTCTTAACACTCATGCTTGCAAAGAGAAATGCTGAATCTGAGAG GAAGAGTTTGCTAGAAACTTGGCGCGTTGAGTGGG